In one Brassica oleracea var. oleracea cultivar TO1000 chromosome C9, BOL, whole genome shotgun sequence genomic region, the following are encoded:
- the LOC106313214 gene encoding chromo domain-containing protein LHP1-like, which yields MKGAGVKKKPQVVNDAGEAETAVETAGGSGKRSGDGGFGSDDGGGADSVLREMGDDRRTEDEEEEDDEDEEDEEDGGGGKEERPKLDEGFFEIEAIRRKRVRKGKVQYLIKWRGWPETANTWEPKENLQSIADVIDAFEGSLKPGKPGRKPGRKRKHHGGSNSNTQLKKKQQRLISTTSHDASERSDSFTSLNNSSLPNIRGPLNDLCGSGDGETAYAAANQVEANSRRSVGMVGEEKDYDPTLSELRGPGGVDNVRPNGLLKVYPKNSQFIGAKRRKSGSVKRFKQDASTSNNNNNHTTTATNDQNVTQELATLDSFGGVARIGNEYPGVLENNNLSQKSKVEELDIAKILKPVKFSSSVTNNVQDVLVTFLALRSDGEEVMVDNRFLKAHNPLLLIEFYEQHLKYNPER from the exons ATGAAAGGGGCAGGTGTTAAGAAGAAACCCCAGGTGGTGAACGACGCTGGTGAGGCGGAGACGGCGGTGGAAACAGCCGGAGGAAGCGGGAAAAGAAGTGGAGACGGTGGGTTTGGCAGTGACGACGGCGGAGGTGCAGATTCAGTTCTCCGCGAGATGGGTGATGATAGGCGTACGGAGGACGAGGAAGAAGAAGACGACGAAGACGAAGAGGATGAAGAAGACGGAGGAGGAGGGAAAGAGGAAAGGCCAAAGCTTGATGAAGGGTTTTTCGAAATCGAAGCTATTCGTCGCAAGAGAGTTCGTAAA GGAAAGGTCCAGTATCTAATTAAATG GCGTGGATGGCCAGAAACTGCCAACACATGGGAGCCTAAAGAGAATCTCCAGTCTATCGCTGATGTTATAGATGCATTCGAAGGAAG TTTGAAGCCAGGGAAGCCTGGAAGGAAGCCAGGAAGGAAGCGCAAACATCATGGAGGTTCTAATTCTAATACTCAGTTGAAGAAGAAGCAGCAACGTTTAATATCTACTACATCACATGATGCTTCTGAGAGATCAGACTCTTTCACATCTCTTAATAACTCCAGCCTTCCTAACATTCGTGGTCCACTTAACGACCTCTGCGGTTCAGGAGATGGGGAAACTGCTTATGCAGCAGCCAACCAAGTTGAAGCTAACAGCAGGAGGAGTGTTGGGATGGTTGGAGAGGAGAAAGATTACGATCCAACCCTTAGCGAGCTGAGGGGACCAGGAGGCGTTGATAATGTTAGACCAAATGGGCTTCTCAAGGTTTATCCTAAGAACAGTCAGTTCATAGGTGCTAAGCGGAGGAAGTCTGGTTCTGTGAAAAGATTCAAACAAGACGCATCCACAAGTAACAACAACAACAACCACACAACAACAGCTACTAATGATCAGAATGTGACGCAAGAGTTGGCTACGTTAGACTCTTTTGGTGGAGTCGCGAGGATAGGGAACGAGTATCCTGGTGTGTTGGAGAATAACAATCTCTCTCAGAAAAGCAAGGTGGAGGAGCTGGATATTGCGAAGATCCTCAAACCGGTGAAGTTTTCTTCGTCTGTGACGAACAATGTACAAGACGTGTTGGTGACCTTTTTGGCTCTGAG GTCTGATGGGGAGGAAGTGATGGTTGACAACAGATTCCTCAAGGCTCACAATCCTCTTCTG CTGATTGAATTCTACGAGCAACATCTCAAGTACAATCCCGAAAGATAA